The following are from one region of the Natronosporangium hydrolyticum genome:
- a CDS encoding S8 family serine peptidase — MTAGLTGPGHSAAFAGTSEAAPTGAEIDAELRAVFDEVDEATFMVLLEQQADLSAAAGADEWASLGEQVHDELTNTAEQSQASLQALLTERGADFRSFWIVNALQVTGDVALAEELAARPEVDQVLPEQEFDLPEPTPDEAPPSINNVEWGIDRINAPDVWGSYDVRGEGVVVGVIDTGVLYDHPALVEQYRGNLGGGEFDHAYSWHDPSNVCANPSLVPCDHHGHGTHVTGTIVGDDGGSNQIGVAPDAQWIAAMGCESNTCSDSALLSSGEFMLAPTDLNGENPRPELRPHIVNNSWGGGANTDPWYRGIVESWVAAGIFPQFANGNDPFNAAPCGSSSNPGNLPESYAAGAFDINGNIAGFSHRGPSAWDSDEVKPNIAAPGVQVRSAWANGSYQTIGGTSMASPHVAGAVALLWSFSPELAGDIDATREVLDVSAVDTEDLSCGGTPENNNVWGQGQLDVLAAVEASPVPGETGTLDGTVTDADSGDPLAATVVAEGEVTRTVTSGADGGYQVTLPAGEYEVTASASGYFAETVTEVVVVEDETSTVDFALEADPDAFQPSITVDPSELSSGQGPDTVVTQELTIGNVGDAELSWEILDEPAGSPGATSVTSVEPGEVSGEASLSTAPSLLRGVFGSSPRVATPEVPVVQDAVTLSHSESMSIVAENSVGCTPDQGLSTTENSYLRHFVLDDFGITDEFDVSEVSFGVEVVRGVSPTVSVNLYEMVDPAGSFEYGNFELIGSAEETLEPMELEVVTVPVSGTAAAGSTLVVEVDVPDLSGSGALFIGSNSDGQTAPSYLASGSCGLPEPTDTSAIGFPGMHVVMSVTGGGDVSEPSCEVPGWLSVSPAAGAVAPGGSQVVEVSFDSAGLADGDVVAGTLCVASDDPESPVVEIPVELVVEEVTAPVVEVSPGSLSAEVPVDGVVEQELSVGNTGDATLDWEIGQAEISNRQALLEEGVLLVPDSSGNRVMAFDPETGDLIDADFIPEDAAADLGTPIHMIPNPTNDGLLLSDQIRHVVNAYDLAGDWQGVAAPIGGADTSILQNMRGIEVSAEGTLLVTVAAGGNAHSVAEFDAEGNFLGTFIDHGAGGLDGPWDVLFRADDVLVSASGSGDIHRYHLDGTPHDQPIFFDGLGFPQQLQELPNGNVLVGQFTTLGGVTPGVWELTADGELVDVYTGVSGNRGVYELPNGNILTTNAGGVHEIDRGSSLVETKIEGANARFITHVQLQGCAAPGDVPWLSVSPASGSTEPGGSSSVAVSFDAAGVEPGDYEALLCVASNDPASPVVEVPVSMSVVEDDDPPGEPVVCDETITGVHAGALTITEGVTCLAAGAQVLGEVNVSAGAGLVATAAVVQGPVSAVGAAVVDLSFTQVTGPVVVSGATGSVSLFASQVTGSVSVVNGATASAAVVAGNTIIGSLSCLGNDPAPTDLGLANTATGGKLGQCAEL; from the coding sequence GTGACCGCGGGCCTCACCGGCCCGGGGCACAGTGCCGCGTTCGCCGGCACCAGCGAAGCCGCCCCGACCGGGGCGGAGATCGATGCCGAGCTGCGAGCGGTCTTCGACGAGGTCGACGAGGCCACCTTCATGGTGCTGCTGGAACAGCAGGCCGATCTTTCGGCCGCCGCCGGCGCAGACGAGTGGGCGAGCCTCGGCGAGCAGGTCCACGACGAGCTGACCAACACCGCCGAGCAGAGCCAGGCGAGCCTACAGGCCCTGCTTACCGAACGCGGCGCCGACTTCCGTTCCTTCTGGATCGTCAACGCGTTGCAGGTCACCGGCGATGTGGCGCTCGCCGAGGAGTTGGCGGCCCGGCCGGAGGTGGATCAGGTCCTGCCGGAGCAGGAGTTCGACCTGCCCGAGCCGACCCCGGACGAGGCGCCTCCGTCGATCAACAACGTCGAGTGGGGCATCGACCGGATCAACGCACCGGACGTCTGGGGATCCTACGACGTACGCGGCGAGGGGGTCGTGGTCGGTGTGATCGACACCGGTGTCCTGTATGACCACCCGGCGCTGGTGGAGCAGTACCGGGGCAACCTGGGTGGCGGGGAGTTCGACCACGCCTACAGCTGGCATGACCCGTCCAATGTGTGTGCTAACCCGTCGCTGGTGCCCTGTGACCACCATGGTCACGGCACCCACGTGACCGGCACGATCGTCGGCGACGACGGCGGTAGCAACCAGATCGGGGTCGCCCCGGATGCGCAGTGGATCGCCGCCATGGGCTGCGAGTCCAACACCTGCAGCGATAGCGCGCTGCTCTCCTCCGGCGAGTTCATGCTGGCGCCGACCGACCTGAACGGCGAGAATCCGCGACCGGAGCTGCGGCCGCACATCGTCAACAACTCGTGGGGCGGGGGCGCCAACACCGACCCGTGGTATCGGGGCATCGTCGAGTCGTGGGTGGCGGCGGGGATCTTCCCGCAGTTCGCGAACGGCAACGATCCGTTCAACGCCGCACCGTGCGGGTCGTCGTCGAACCCGGGCAACCTGCCGGAGAGTTACGCGGCGGGCGCGTTCGACATCAACGGCAACATCGCGGGCTTCTCGCACCGGGGTCCGTCGGCCTGGGACAGCGATGAGGTCAAGCCGAACATCGCCGCCCCCGGAGTGCAGGTGCGCTCGGCGTGGGCCAACGGCTCTTACCAGACGATCGGCGGCACCTCCATGGCGTCGCCGCACGTGGCCGGCGCCGTGGCGCTGCTCTGGTCGTTCTCGCCGGAGCTCGCTGGCGACATCGACGCCACCCGGGAGGTGCTGGACGTCAGCGCGGTCGACACCGAGGACCTGAGCTGTGGCGGCACCCCGGAGAACAACAACGTCTGGGGTCAGGGACAGCTCGACGTCCTGGCGGCAGTCGAGGCCTCGCCGGTGCCGGGCGAGACCGGAACTCTCGACGGCACGGTGACCGACGCCGACAGCGGTGACCCGCTCGCCGCGACGGTGGTCGCCGAGGGCGAGGTCACCCGGACCGTGACCAGCGGCGCCGATGGCGGCTATCAGGTCACGTTGCCGGCTGGCGAGTACGAGGTGACCGCCTCGGCGAGCGGCTACTTCGCCGAGACCGTCACCGAGGTGGTGGTCGTCGAGGATGAGACCAGCACCGTGGACTTCGCGCTCGAAGCGGACCCGGATGCGTTCCAGCCCTCGATCACTGTGGATCCGTCGGAGTTGTCGTCGGGGCAGGGTCCGGACACGGTGGTGACGCAGGAGTTGACCATCGGCAACGTGGGTGACGCGGAGCTGTCCTGGGAGATTCTGGATGAGCCGGCCGGGTCGCCTGGTGCGACGTCGGTGACGTCGGTGGAGCCGGGTGAGGTCTCGGGTGAGGCGTCGTTGTCGACGGCGCCGTCGTTGTTGCGTGGGGTGTTTGGTTCGTCCCCGCGGGTGGCGACGCCGGAGGTGCCGGTGGTGCAGGATGCGGTGACGTTGTCGCATTCGGAGTCGATGTCGATTGTGGCGGAGAACTCGGTCGGGTGTACGCCGGATCAGGGTCTGTCGACGACGGAGAATTCGTATCTGCGGCACTTCGTGTTGGATGACTTCGGGATCACCGACGAGTTCGATGTGTCCGAGGTGTCGTTCGGTGTCGAGGTGGTGCGTGGGGTTTCTCCGACGGTGTCGGTGAATCTGTATGAGATGGTCGATCCGGCTGGGTCGTTCGAGTATGGCAACTTTGAGCTGATTGGTTCGGCGGAGGAGACGCTGGAGCCGATGGAGCTGGAGGTTGTGACGGTGCCGGTGTCGGGTACGGCGGCGGCGGGTTCGACTCTGGTGGTGGAGGTTGATGTTCCGGATCTTTCGGGGTCGGGGGCGTTGTTCATCGGGTCGAATTCGGATGGTCAGACTGCGCCGTCGTATTTGGCGTCGGGGTCGTGTGGGTTGCCGGAGCCGACGGATACGTCGGCGATCGGGTTCCCGGGTATGCATGTGGTGATGTCGGTTACCGGTGGTGGTGACGTGTCGGAGCCGTCGTGTGAGGTGCCGGGTTGGTTGTCGGTGTCGCCGGCGGCTGGTGCGGTGGCTCCGGGTGGGTCGCAGGTGGTCGAGGTTAGTTTCGACTCGGCGGGGCTTGCCGACGGTGATGTGGTGGCCGGGACCTTGTGTGTGGCCTCTGATGATCCGGAGTCGCCGGTGGTGGAGATTCCGGTGGAGTTGGTGGTCGAGGAGGTGACGGCTCCGGTGGTGGAGGTGTCGCCGGGTTCGTTGTCGGCGGAGGTGCCGGTCGACGGGGTGGTGGAGCAGGAGTTGTCGGTGGGTAACACCGGCGACGCCACCCTCGACTGGGAGATCGGCCAGGCTGAGATCAGCAACCGCCAGGCGTTGCTTGAGGAGGGGGTCCTGCTGGTCCCCGACTCGAGCGGCAACCGGGTGATGGCTTTCGACCCGGAGACCGGGGATCTGATCGACGCCGACTTCATCCCGGAGGACGCCGCGGCGGATCTCGGGACTCCGATCCACATGATCCCGAACCCGACCAACGATGGTCTGCTGCTCTCCGACCAGATTCGTCACGTGGTCAACGCGTACGACCTGGCCGGCGACTGGCAGGGCGTCGCCGCGCCGATCGGTGGCGCGGACACGTCGATCCTGCAGAACATGCGAGGGATCGAGGTGTCGGCCGAGGGCACGCTGCTGGTGACGGTGGCGGCCGGCGGCAACGCCCACTCGGTGGCCGAGTTCGACGCTGAGGGCAACTTCCTCGGCACCTTCATCGACCACGGTGCGGGCGGCCTGGACGGGCCCTGGGACGTGCTCTTCCGCGCGGACGACGTGCTCGTCTCGGCCAGCGGAAGCGGCGACATCCACCGTTACCACCTGGACGGGACGCCGCACGACCAGCCGATCTTCTTCGATGGTCTCGGGTTCCCGCAGCAACTGCAGGAGCTGCCGAACGGCAATGTGCTGGTGGGCCAGTTCACCACCCTGGGGGGCGTGACCCCTGGGGTGTGGGAGCTGACCGCCGACGGTGAGCTGGTCGATGTCTACACCGGTGTCTCCGGTAACCGGGGCGTCTACGAGCTGCCGAACGGCAACATCCTCACCACCAACGCCGGCGGTGTCCACGAGATCGACCGCGGCAGCAGCCTGGTGGAGACCAAGATCGAGGGCGCCAACGCCCGCTTCATCACTCACGTGCAGCTGCAGGGCTGCGCGGCTCCGGGCGACGTGCCGTGGCTGTCGGTGTCGCCGGCGTCGGGTAGCACCGAGCCGGGTGGGTCGAGTTCGGTGGCGGTGAGTTTCGATGCTGCCGGGGTTGAGCCGGGTGATTATGAGGCGCTGTTGTGTGTGGCGTCGAATGATCCGGCCTCGCCGGTGGTGGAGGTGCCGGTGAGCATGTCGGTGGTCGAGGACGATGATCCGCCGGGTGAGCCGGTGGTGTGCGACGAGACGATCACTGGAGTGCATGCTGGTGCGTTGACCATCACTGAGGGGGTTACCTGTCTAGCGGCGGGTGCTCAGGTACTCGGTGAGGTGAATGTGTCGGCGGGTGCTGGTCTGGTGGCGACGGCTGCGGTGGTGCAGGGTCCGGTGTCCGCGGTGGGTGCCGCGGTGGTGGATCTGTCGTTTACGCAGGTAACTGGTCCGGTGGTGGTTTCGGGTGCGACCGGGTCGGTGTCGTTGTTCGCTAGCCAGGTGACCGGGTCGGTCAGTGTGGTGAACGGTGCGACGGCGTCGGCTGCGGTGGTGGCTGGTAACACGATCATTGGTTCGTTGTCGTGTCTGGGTAATGACCCGGCGCCGACGGATCTGGGTCTGGCTAACACCGCTACCGGCGGCAAGCTCGGCCAGTGCGCCGAGCTCTAA
- a CDS encoding carbohydrate ABC transporter permease produces MPVYPVLLPLFAVAAVAGAMIGRAAWRFAGLPGYRGALIVGGAGAAGPLLTMVPLRACTFEPGRTALDYAVGVVAFAAGAGVAIAAAVWLGRALAVPGGVSRLDQGDRSGTFRTAAWLPLGLLLPTLAILALFLYWPLLETLRMSTHTVRLGAPRQPFACVDNYTRLLGPTLEWWLLLPALLLGVALLLGFVTRGGAEWPGSGALPRVRGWLTIATVLAAATALFGPAYRSVFVTTMILTSGTVVIGLAVGLAIAVLLSQPVRGRGIYRTLLIWPYAISPPIAGILFFVIFDPLSGIAGQVVETLTPWQLPNYRTDPSLARAVVILASVWKTLGFTILFYIAGLQNVSSEMLEAAHLDGANAWQRFRWFVVPALSPITFFLVVTNVTYAFFEVFGTINYLTRGGPSGATTDAMTSIVQVAQVQGSFGDGAARSMVLFAMVLAVTAWQFRSTGRRVSYSN; encoded by the coding sequence TTGCCGGTCTATCCTGTGCTGCTGCCGCTCTTCGCGGTCGCGGCGGTCGCCGGCGCCATGATCGGCCGGGCGGCCTGGCGATTCGCCGGGCTGCCCGGCTACCGAGGGGCGCTGATCGTCGGTGGGGCGGGGGCGGCAGGCCCGCTGCTGACCATGGTGCCGCTGCGTGCCTGCACCTTCGAACCTGGTCGCACCGCGCTCGACTACGCGGTGGGGGTGGTCGCTTTCGCCGCCGGGGCAGGGGTGGCGATCGCCGCCGCGGTCTGGCTGGGGCGGGCGCTAGCTGTCCCGGGCGGAGTCTCGCGGCTCGACCAGGGCGACCGCAGTGGCACCTTCCGCACCGCCGCGTGGCTCCCGCTCGGGCTGCTGCTGCCGACGTTGGCCATCCTCGCGCTCTTCCTCTACTGGCCGCTACTTGAGACGCTGCGAATGTCGACCCACACGGTCCGGCTCGGCGCGCCGCGGCAACCGTTCGCCTGTGTCGACAACTACACCCGGTTGCTGGGGCCCACCTTGGAGTGGTGGCTGCTGCTGCCGGCGCTGCTGCTCGGGGTGGCGCTGCTGCTCGGGTTCGTCACCCGGGGTGGTGCCGAGTGGCCCGGCAGCGGCGCGCTGCCGCGGGTACGCGGCTGGCTGACGATCGCCACCGTCCTGGCGGCAGCCACCGCGCTGTTCGGACCGGCGTACCGCAGCGTCTTCGTCACCACCATGATTCTCACCTCGGGCACGGTGGTGATCGGCCTAGCCGTGGGCCTCGCCATCGCGGTGCTGCTCTCCCAGCCGGTACGCGGTCGCGGGATCTACCGCACCCTGCTGATCTGGCCGTACGCGATCAGCCCGCCGATCGCCGGCATCCTCTTCTTCGTCATCTTCGATCCGCTCTCGGGTATCGCCGGGCAGGTGGTGGAGACCCTCACCCCGTGGCAGCTGCCGAACTACCGCACCGACCCATCGTTGGCGCGGGCGGTGGTGATTCTCGCCAGCGTCTGGAAGACGCTCGGCTTCACCATCCTCTTCTACATCGCCGGGCTGCAGAACGTCTCATCCGAGATGTTGGAGGCCGCGCACTTGGACGGGGCGAACGCCTGGCAGCGATTCCGCTGGTTCGTGGTGCCCGCGCTCAGTCCGATCACCTTCTTCCTGGTGGTGACCAATGTGACGTACGCCTTCTTCGAGGTATTCGGCACCATCAACTACCTCACCCGGGGCGGCCCGTCGGGGGCCACCACCGATGCGATGACCTCGATCGTGCAGGTGGCGCAGGTCCAGGGATCGTTCGGCGACGGGGCGGCGCGGTCGATGGTGTTGTTCGCGATGGTGTTGGCGGTGACCGCCTGGCAGTTCCGGTCGACCGGCCGCCGGGTCAGCTACAGCAACTAG
- a CDS encoding extracellular solute-binding protein, protein MRRSERSRSPRTLAVALAVGVLVAACGGDNGDLGDGVTEVDVWIGFTDYRLDWTQERADEFSAAHADYQVNVQGYDSYEALFQATTLAAGQGDPPAVVQYFEVATQEARDAVAPSGDPLFASVEGALAGRTEVLGEPVVLDDVVAAARDYYTTDGEFSSMPWNTSSTLLYANGDLLDAAGVAEVPATWAEIEAACESLADLDEPPTHCITWPNHGWFFEQSIAQQGGLLAGNDNGRADRAEQVQLDSPEMLSWVEWWAELAENDHYVYTGTQRDWDGTKNAFAAEQVAFLLTSSGDATAVVQDGTDAGFPVEVAPMPYNHDVPYAGNLIGGATLWLIAGLDEVTEDGALAFLQFLNNPENAADWHRTTGYIPITESAVALLDDEGWFEENPYHRVANEQLAAADGSPAAQGALLGAFVGIRDVMTLAMEDVLVSGADPRSRFAEATEEAQALLDEYNSLYVG, encoded by the coding sequence ATGCGCCGATCGGAACGGTCGCGCTCACCGAGGACGCTGGCGGTCGCGCTGGCGGTCGGAGTGCTGGTAGCCGCCTGCGGCGGGGACAACGGCGACCTCGGAGACGGCGTCACCGAGGTAGACGTCTGGATCGGATTCACCGACTACCGGCTGGACTGGACCCAGGAACGAGCCGACGAGTTCAGCGCAGCGCACGCCGACTATCAGGTCAACGTGCAGGGGTACGACAGCTACGAGGCGCTCTTCCAAGCGACCACGCTCGCCGCCGGGCAGGGTGACCCGCCCGCCGTGGTGCAGTACTTCGAGGTCGCGACCCAGGAGGCGCGGGACGCGGTGGCGCCCAGCGGCGACCCGTTGTTCGCCTCGGTGGAGGGCGCCCTGGCCGGGCGAACCGAGGTGCTCGGCGAGCCGGTGGTGCTCGACGACGTGGTCGCCGCCGCCCGCGACTACTACACCACCGACGGCGAATTCAGCTCCATGCCGTGGAACACCTCCTCCACCCTGCTCTACGCCAACGGTGACCTGCTCGACGCGGCGGGCGTGGCCGAGGTGCCCGCAACCTGGGCGGAGATCGAGGCGGCGTGCGAATCGCTCGCCGACCTCGATGAGCCCCCCACGCACTGCATCACCTGGCCCAACCACGGCTGGTTCTTCGAACAGTCGATCGCCCAGCAGGGCGGCCTGCTCGCCGGCAACGACAACGGCCGGGCCGACCGGGCGGAGCAGGTGCAGCTGGACTCGCCGGAGATGCTCTCCTGGGTCGAGTGGTGGGCTGAGCTGGCCGAGAACGACCACTATGTCTACACCGGCACCCAGCGGGATTGGGACGGGACCAAGAATGCCTTCGCCGCCGAACAGGTCGCGTTCCTGCTCACCTCCTCAGGCGACGCCACCGCCGTGGTGCAGGACGGCACCGACGCCGGTTTCCCGGTGGAGGTGGCCCCGATGCCCTACAACCACGACGTCCCGTACGCCGGCAACCTGATCGGCGGGGCGACGCTGTGGCTGATAGCTGGCCTGGACGAGGTCACCGAAGACGGCGCGCTGGCGTTCCTCCAGTTCCTGAACAACCCCGAGAACGCCGCCGACTGGCACCGGACCACCGGCTACATCCCGATCACCGAATCGGCGGTAGCGCTGCTCGACGACGAGGGCTGGTTCGAGGAGAATCCGTACCACCGGGTGGCGAACGAACAACTGGCGGCGGCCGACGGCTCGCCCGCCGCACAGGGGGCGCTACTCGGAGCCTTCGTCGGCATCCGGGATGTGATGACCCTGGCCATGGAGGATGTGCTGGTCTCCGGCGCTGACCCGCGGTCCCGGTTCGCCGAGGCGACCGAGGAAGCGCAGGCGCTGCTCGACGAGTACAACTCCCTCTACGTCGGCTGA
- the egtA gene encoding ergothioneine biosynthesis glutamate--cysteine ligase EgtA, which produces MATLSDHARVATESRVLRTMEDALEHVHAICFKTGPPRRVGVELEWLLHRLDDPASPLDLTRLRHALGPHAPPALDPDSPHEPLPHGGTVTLEPGGQLEISTPPAVSLSELHRTTEADLAYLTSLLDRAGLGLGDTGIDPHRPPRRLLHTPRYDAMAAAFALHGSAGLTMMCATAATQVCLDAGEAAATPSGGGSESLSQVSQRWRAVHQLGPVLVALFANSARHAGRDTGWASARMRTWLATDPTRTAPVPVGPDPATAWGRYAVAAPLLCLRRPGGGWSAPAGVTFADWLAGALAPAPTVEDLEYHLGTLFPPVRPRGYLELRFLDAQPPGEWFVPVAVVAALLADPDRGAAAAERAAPVASAWQEAARFGLAHPGIRAAAAAVAELAMAALDRLELTAPVREQVTVTVGRRLAGGKGATR; this is translated from the coding sequence ATGGCCACCCTCAGTGACCATGCGCGCGTCGCCACCGAGTCCCGGGTCTTGCGGACGATGGAGGACGCGCTCGAGCATGTGCATGCGATCTGTTTCAAGACCGGCCCTCCGCGGCGGGTGGGGGTGGAGCTGGAGTGGCTGCTCCACCGCCTCGACGATCCCGCCAGTCCACTCGACCTGACCCGCCTACGACACGCACTCGGCCCACACGCCCCACCGGCCCTCGACCCGGACTCCCCGCACGAGCCATTGCCGCACGGCGGCACCGTGACCCTCGAACCCGGCGGCCAACTGGAGATCTCCACCCCGCCGGCCGTGTCACTCTCCGAACTGCACCGCACCACTGAGGCGGATCTCGCCTATCTCACCTCCCTGCTCGACCGCGCTGGCCTCGGCCTCGGCGACACTGGCATCGACCCACATCGCCCGCCCCGCCGGTTGCTGCACACCCCCCGCTACGACGCGATGGCCGCCGCGTTCGCGCTGCACGGCTCCGCCGGTCTCACCATGATGTGCGCCACCGCCGCTACCCAGGTGTGCCTGGACGCGGGGGAGGCGGCCGCGACCCCTTCGGGGGGTGGTTCGGAGTCCCTGAGTCAGGTGAGCCAGCGCTGGCGCGCGGTCCACCAGCTCGGTCCGGTGCTGGTCGCGCTATTCGCGAACTCGGCTCGACACGCCGGCCGGGATACCGGTTGGGCATCGGCCCGGATGCGGACCTGGCTGGCGACCGACCCGACCCGCACCGCGCCGGTGCCGGTGGGGCCCGATCCGGCCACCGCCTGGGGGCGGTACGCAGTGGCGGCGCCGCTGTTGTGCCTGCGCCGGCCGGGGGGCGGTTGGTCCGCCCCGGCCGGGGTCACCTTCGCCGACTGGCTCGCCGGCGCGCTCGCGCCGGCGCCCACGGTCGAGGACCTGGAGTACCACCTCGGCACGCTGTTCCCCCCGGTACGCCCCCGGGGCTATCTGGAGCTGCGATTTCTCGACGCACAGCCGCCCGGCGAGTGGTTCGTGCCGGTGGCGGTGGTGGCGGCGCTACTGGCCGATCCGGATCGGGGCGCGGCCGCTGCCGAGCGGGCGGCGCCGGTGGCCAGCGCATGGCAGGAGGCGGCCCGGTTCGGGTTGGCGCACCCGGGCATCCGGGCGGCTGCGGCGGCCGTCGCGGAGCTGGCGATGGCCGCGCTGGACCGGCTGGAGCTGACCGCGCCGGTCAGGGAACAGGTGACGGTGACGGTCGGCCGCCGGCTGGCCGGCGGGAAGGGAGCGACGCGATGA
- a CDS encoding transketolase encodes MTWTDLPPDQRANHLAELGQQLRVDAVRCAAEAGSGHPTSAMSAADLVAVLLGTQLRYAFDRPDDPHNDEFIISKGHASPLLYAALRAAGAITESELLTYRKLGSRLEGHPTPRLPWVKVATGSLGQGLPVGVGAALTAARLDRLPYRVWVLCGDSELAEGSMWEAFAHAGHERLANLTAIVDVNRLGQRGPTRLEWDTAAYARRISAFGWHTIEIDGHDVDQIDRAYQEATATTDAPTAILARTRKGKGAPQVEDQNGYHGKPLADAATVIAELGGARQVTVPVAGPVAEDQQPHTFPVRGQLSLPEYEVGESVPTRDAFGAALAALGDAYGDVVALDGEVSDSTRSGVFEASHPDRFFQFYIAEQQLVAAAIAMQARGWRPYLATFAAFLTRAYDFLRMAAISRANLRVVGSHAGVAIGEDGPSQMGLEDLAAFRAIHGSTVLHPCDANQTTALVRSMADRAGICYLRTSRGGTPVIYQPGEQFPIGGSRLLRSSPDDQVTIVGTGVTVHSALAAADQLAERGVNARVIDAYSVKPIDADALRTAARETARLLTVEDHWPEGGLGDAVLEVFADGGVDLPRIRKLAVRTMPGSAHPEQQLHAAGLDADSITRAAAELTLE; translated from the coding sequence ATGACCTGGACCGATCTGCCGCCGGATCAACGCGCCAACCACCTGGCTGAACTGGGGCAACAGTTGCGCGTCGATGCCGTCCGTTGCGCCGCGGAGGCCGGCTCGGGACACCCGACCTCCGCGATGTCCGCCGCCGATCTGGTGGCGGTGCTGCTCGGTACCCAACTGCGTTACGCATTCGATCGGCCCGACGACCCGCACAACGACGAGTTCATCATCTCCAAGGGCCACGCCTCGCCACTGCTCTACGCCGCCCTCCGGGCCGCTGGCGCGATCACCGAGTCCGAACTCCTCACCTACCGGAAGTTGGGCAGCCGGCTGGAGGGCCACCCGACTCCCCGACTGCCGTGGGTGAAGGTCGCCACCGGTTCGCTGGGCCAGGGGCTTCCGGTCGGCGTCGGCGCAGCGCTGACCGCTGCCCGCCTGGATCGACTGCCGTACCGGGTGTGGGTGCTCTGCGGCGACAGCGAACTGGCTGAGGGCTCGATGTGGGAAGCGTTTGCGCACGCCGGCCACGAACGACTGGCCAACCTCACCGCGATCGTCGACGTGAACCGGCTCGGCCAACGCGGCCCCACCCGGCTGGAGTGGGACACCGCCGCGTACGCCCGGCGGATCAGCGCCTTCGGGTGGCACACGATCGAGATCGACGGGCACGACGTGGACCAGATCGACCGTGCCTACCAAGAAGCCACGGCAACCACCGACGCCCCCACCGCGATCCTCGCCCGCACCCGCAAGGGGAAGGGTGCGCCGCAGGTCGAGGACCAGAATGGCTACCACGGCAAACCACTGGCGGACGCGGCGACGGTGATCGCCGAACTCGGCGGTGCCCGGCAGGTCACGGTGCCGGTGGCCGGGCCAGTCGCCGAGGATCAGCAACCCCACACCTTCCCGGTCCGCGGCCAACTCTCACTGCCCGAGTACGAGGTGGGCGAGTCGGTACCCACCCGGGACGCGTTCGGGGCGGCGTTGGCCGCGCTCGGCGACGCGTACGGCGACGTGGTGGCGCTGGACGGTGAGGTCTCCGACTCCACCCGCAGCGGCGTCTTCGAAGCCTCGCACCCGGACCGGTTCTTCCAGTTCTACATCGCCGAACAGCAGTTGGTGGCGGCCGCCATCGCCATGCAGGCGCGGGGCTGGCGCCCTTACCTCGCCACCTTCGCCGCCTTCCTGACCCGCGCCTACGACTTCCTCCGGATGGCGGCGATCTCCCGAGCGAACCTTCGGGTAGTCGGCTCCCACGCTGGCGTGGCGATCGGCGAGGACGGCCCCTCCCAGATGGGGCTGGAAGATCTGGCCGCGTTCCGGGCAATCCACGGCAGCACCGTGCTGCACCCGTGCGACGCTAATCAGACCACCGCGCTGGTCCGTAGCATGGCCGACCGGGCCGGCATCTGCTACCTGCGCACCAGCCGCGGCGGTACGCCGGTGATCTACCAACCCGGCGAGCAGTTCCCGATCGGCGGCAGCCGGCTACTCCGCAGCTCCCCCGACGATCAGGTGACGATCGTCGGTACCGGAGTTACCGTCCACAGCGCCCTCGCCGCGGCCGACCAGCTCGCCGAACGAGGGGTGAACGCCCGGGTGATCGACGCGTACTCGGTGAAACCGATCGACGCCGACGCTTTGCGTACCGCCGCGCGCGAGACCGCCCGGTTGCTGACGGTCGAGGACCACTGGCCGGAGGGCGGGCTCGGCGACGCGGTGCTGGAGGTCTTCGCCGACGGCGGCGTCGACCTGCCCCGGATTCGCAAGCTGGCGGTCCGCACCATGCCCGGCTCCGCCCATCCCGAGCAACAGCTGCACGCCGCTGGGCTGGACGCCGATTCGATCACCCGAGCGGCGGCAGAGCTCACCTTGGAGTGA